A single window of Macaca mulatta isolate MMU2019108-1 chromosome 9, T2T-MMU8v2.0, whole genome shotgun sequence DNA harbors:
- the MARCHF8 gene encoding E3 ubiquitin-protein ligase MARCHF8 isoform X1 encodes MSMPLHQISAVPSQDATSARVYRSKTKEKEREEQNEKTLGHSMSHSSNISKAGSPPSASAPAPVSSFSRTSITPSSQDICSSSAVFSECCHHSSVQSAVVLKAPHCQSSLTQGFTVTVICKDASQASKRNSFGSEWVQALKPAKNTKARRTLKFSRSLNDVGEKAQDTSESFAYVERTCSEGKLILPQDPCLRTNRFHHKEKRTVNHKPLGNSKHSCVSCLSVSRSTASEVEAGKRGRPGLLLEEKADGEATSRSRRLLRYLFSLSHGSSASSLHRFHELESCAARLHTAKSSSGLAGSMGFCSDEMGDDDVFEDSTSAKLKSRVLRAPLCSTEKDSDLDCPSPFSEKLPPISPVSTSGDVCRICHCEGDDESPLITPCHCTGSLHFVHQACLQQWIKSSDTRCCELCKYEFIMETKLKPLRKWEKLQMTSSERRKIMCSVTFHIIAITCVVWSLYVLIDRTAEEIKQGQATGILEWPFWTKLVVVAIGFTGGLLFMYVQCKVYVQLWKRLKAYNRVIYVQNCPETSKKNIFEKSPLAEPNFENKHGRGICYSDTNSSCCTEPEDTGAEIIHV; translated from the exons GCTGGGAGTCCTCCGTCAGCATCAGCTCCGGCTCCGGTGTCATCCTTCTCTCGCACTTCTATCACGCCATCCAGCCAGGACATCTGCAG TTCCAGTGCAGTGTTTTCTGAGTGTTGTCACCACAGTTCCGTGCAGTCTGCTGTTGTCTTGAAAGCTCCTCACTGCCAGAGTTCTCTGACACAAGGGTTCACTGTGACAGTTATCTGTAAGGATGCGTCACAGGCATCAAAGAGAAATTCCTTTGGTTCAGAATGGGTCCAGGCCTTGAAGCCTGCTAAGAATACCAAAGCCAGAAGAACACTGAAGTTCTCAAGGTCCCTCAATGATGTGGGTGAGAAGGCGCAGGATACTTCAGAAAGTTTTGCCTATGTGGAAAGAACTTGTTCTGAAGGAAAATTAATACTCCCTCAAGATCCGTGTCTCAGAACTAACAGGTTtcatcataaagaaaaaagaaccgTGAACCACAAACCTCTTGGCAATTCCAAACATTCTTGTGTTTCATGCCTTTCTGTCAGTCGCTCAACTGCCTCAGAGGTGGAAGCTGGCAAGCGGGGCAGGCCCGGCCTGCTGCTGGAAGAGAAGGCAGATGGCGAGGCCACGTCCCGAAGCCGGCGACTGCTCCGGTACCTGTTCTCACTCTCGCACGGCTCGAGCGCCAGCAGCCTGCACAGGTTCCATGAGCTGGAGAGCTGTGCCGCTCGCCTGCACACTGCCAAGTCCTCCAGCGGGCTGGCAGGGAGTATGGGCTTCTGCTCTGACGAGATGGGAGATGACGATGTCTTTGAGGACAGCACATCTGCAAAACTGAAGAGTAGGGTTCTTCGGGCGCCTCTCTGCTCCACGGAAAAGGACAGCGACCTGGATTGtccttctcccttctctgaaAAATTACCCCCCATATCTCCTGTGTCCACATCAGGGGATGTCTGCAG GATCTGCCACTGTGAAGGAGATGATGAGAGCCCCCTGATCACCCCCTGCCACTGCACAGGAAGCCTCCACTTCGTGCACCAGGCCTGCCTGCAGCAGTGGATCAAGAGCTCTGACACGCGCTGCTGCGAGCTCTGCAAGTATGAGTTCATCATGGAGACCAAGCTGAAACCGCTGAGAAAA TGGGAGAAGTTGCAGATGACGTCCAGCGAGCGCAGGAAGATCATGTGCTCAGTGACATTCCACATCATTGCTATCACGTGTGTGGTCTGGTCCTTATATGTGCTCATTGACCGTACCGCTGAGGAGATCAAGCAGGGGCAGGCAACAG GAATCCTAGAATGGCCCTTTTGGACTAAATTGGTGGTTGTGGCCATCGGCTTCACCGGAGGACTTCTTTTTATGTATGTTCAATGTAAAGTGTATGTGCAATTGTGGAAGAGACTCAAGGCCTATAATAGAGTGATCTATGTTCAAAACTGTccagaaacaagcaaaaagaatatttttgaaaaatctccacTAGCAGAGCCcaactttgaaaataaacatgGACGTGGAATCTGTTATTCCGACACAAACTCTTCTTGTTGCACAGAGCCTGAAGACACTGGAGCAGAAATCATTCACGTCTGA